A DNA window from Chlamydia felis Fe/C-56 contains the following coding sequences:
- the tal gene encoding transaldolase, with protein sequence MSSQFEQLKLLSVLVCDTGDPELVKSSGSQDATTNPSLILKVAQEPKYQEMLTEAIAWGIRQNGDDVQTLTFVLDKIQVNFGLEILKCIPGRVSLEIDARLSFNTEAMVQRAIFLSELFVASGGDKKRLLVKIPGTWEGIQAVEILEKQGISCNVTLIFNLIQAIAAAKAKATLISPFVGRIYDWWIAAYGDEGYSIDTDPGVASVSNIYTYYKKFDIPTQIMAASFRSKEQVLALAGCDLLTVSPKLLDELKKDQSSVTKKLDVAEAKKLDVQPVELTESVFRFLMNEDAMATEKLAEGIRIFSGDTQILEAAVTEFIKQIAAQDA encoded by the coding sequence ATGTCTAGCCAATTCGAACAACTAAAGCTCTTAAGTGTTCTTGTTTGCGATACTGGTGATCCAGAGCTAGTTAAGTCTTCGGGATCCCAAGATGCGACGACAAATCCGTCTCTTATTCTTAAAGTTGCACAAGAACCAAAGTACCAAGAAATGCTCACAGAGGCTATTGCTTGGGGAATTCGACAAAATGGCGATGATGTTCAAACTCTAACTTTTGTTTTAGACAAGATACAAGTGAACTTTGGCTTGGAAATTTTAAAGTGCATTCCAGGTAGAGTTTCTCTTGAGATTGATGCTCGTCTTTCATTTAATACAGAAGCTATGGTACAAAGAGCAATTTTCTTGAGTGAGTTGTTTGTGGCTTCTGGAGGAGATAAGAAACGTCTTCTAGTTAAAATTCCTGGTACTTGGGAAGGAATCCAAGCCGTGGAAATACTAGAAAAGCAAGGCATTTCTTGTAACGTCACCCTTATTTTTAATTTGATTCAAGCTATCGCGGCTGCAAAGGCAAAAGCTACGTTAATTTCACCTTTTGTTGGTCGTATTTATGATTGGTGGATAGCAGCTTATGGAGACGAAGGTTATTCTATAGATACGGATCCAGGTGTAGCATCGGTATCGAATATCTATACATATTATAAGAAGTTTGATATCCCCACACAAATCATGGCAGCCTCTTTCCGCTCAAAAGAGCAAGTATTAGCTTTAGCAGGTTGTGATTTGCTAACGGTTTCTCCGAAATTGTTAGATGAATTGAAAAAAGATCAGTCGTCGGTGACGAAAAAATTGGATGTGGCCGAAGCTAAGAAACTTGATGTTCAGCCTGTTGAATTAACAGAAAGCGTATTTCGTTTCTTAATGAATGAAGATGCTATGGCTACAGAGAAACTTGCTGAGGGGATTCGTATATTTTCAGGCGATACCCAAATTCTTGAAGCGGCAGTTACAGAATTTATTAAGCAAATAGCTGCTCAAGATGCGTAA
- a CDS encoding V-type ATP synthase subunit E, whose protein sequence is MADLGAEDKLKQICDALRIETLKPAEDEADAIVRNAKEQAKRIIDEAQERAAQIIASAKEEADFKLRQGESALAQAGKRSLESLKQAVENKVFKESLAEWLDNALADPEVSAKLVAALIQAIEDKGISGDLTAYIGKHVATRTVNEFLGKTILAKLRGKGVAVGSFVGGVQLKVEDKNWVLDLSSDTLLDLLMRYLQKDFREMIFQGS, encoded by the coding sequence ATGGCTGATCTTGGTGCAGAAGACAAATTAAAGCAAATCTGCGACGCTCTACGAATAGAAACTTTAAAGCCTGCTGAAGATGAAGCAGACGCAATTGTGCGTAATGCAAAAGAACAGGCAAAAAGGATTATTGATGAAGCTCAAGAGCGAGCTGCTCAGATTATTGCTTCAGCTAAAGAAGAAGCTGACTTTAAGCTAAGACAGGGAGAGTCTGCTTTAGCTCAAGCGGGAAAGCGTTCCCTAGAAAGTTTAAAACAAGCCGTAGAAAATAAGGTGTTCAAAGAATCCTTGGCTGAATGGCTAGACAATGCTCTGGCTGATCCCGAGGTGTCTGCAAAACTTGTTGCAGCATTGATACAGGCTATAGAAGACAAAGGCATTTCCGGTGATCTTACAGCTTATATCGGTAAACATGTAGCGACAAGGACTGTTAATGAATTCCTAGGGAAGACCATATTAGCAAAACTTAGGGGTAAAGGGGTGGCTGTCGGCTCATTTGTCGGCGGTGTTCAATTAAAAGTAGAAGATAAGAACTGGGTGCTAGATCTTAGTTCGGATACCTTGCTTGATCTTTTAATGCGCTATTTGCAAAAAGATTTTCGTGAAATGATATTTCAGGGCTCCTAG
- a CDS encoding DUF2764 family protein has translation MTQYYFLSSFFLPQLPELPPAYSFDTLDDLLHLNLSDEDLGHYIILKRFFDFENFAFFWAGKPLPHSYGTVTQENVGNMVNLQQWSDDCEFEDFFKDFLWQYKTPEERSGNFSSLVRGFLAHYQNSSSEFLRAYFTFKQNLRVILAGFRARVMKLDVSYVLRDEDSSDPVVLQVLMQKDAPNYELPGEFSDLSDVLQDYGRLPHTLNRTLSLYEFHKIEEMGRDKYFDANAILAKVAAYLFAIRNGMVNLDKGRNIINSMEKAITW, from the coding sequence ATGACTCAATATTACTTTTTGTCGTCGTTTTTTCTTCCTCAGCTTCCTGAGTTGCCCCCCGCTTATTCTTTTGATACTCTTGATGATCTTTTACATCTAAATTTATCTGATGAAGATCTGGGTCATTACATTATTCTAAAACGTTTCTTTGATTTTGAGAATTTTGCGTTTTTTTGGGCAGGGAAGCCCCTACCACATTCTTATGGCACAGTGACGCAAGAGAATGTTGGGAATATGGTCAATCTTCAACAGTGGTCGGATGACTGCGAGTTTGAAGATTTCTTTAAGGATTTCCTATGGCAATATAAGACTCCTGAAGAACGTAGCGGTAACTTTTCTTCGCTAGTTAGGGGATTCCTAGCACACTACCAAAATAGTTCGTCCGAGTTCCTGCGCGCATATTTTACCTTTAAGCAAAATTTACGAGTGATTTTAGCAGGTTTTCGTGCTCGAGTTATGAAACTTGATGTTTCTTATGTATTAAGAGATGAAGATAGTTCCGATCCAGTCGTGCTTCAAGTTTTGATGCAAAAAGATGCCCCTAATTATGAGCTTCCGGGGGAATTTTCGGATTTAAGTGATGTATTACAAGATTATGGGCGTTTGCCCCATACACTGAATCGTACCTTGTCTCTATATGAATTTCATAAGATAGAGGAAATGGGTCGTGATAAATATTTTGATGCAAATGCAATTTTAGCGAAGGTTGCAGCATATTTATTTGCTATTCGCAATGGCATGGTGAATTTAGATAAAGGAAGAAACATTATTAATTCTATGGAAAAGGCGATCACATGGTAG
- a CDS encoding V-type ATP synthase subunit A, which translates to MVVTSGQTTQGYVVEAYGNLLRVRFDGHVRQGEVAYVSVDDTWLKSEVIEVVGQEVKIQVFEDTQDVCRGALVTFSGHLLEAELGPGLLQGIFDGLQNRLQVLAESSFFLKRGEYVNALCRKTLWEYTPTAVVGDVLVRGDALGVVKEGNFNHKIMVPFSCFKEVTITWVISEGEYGVDTVIAKARDADGKEYSFTMVQKWPIKQAFIQGDKVPSHEIMDVGVRILDTHIPVLKGGTFCTPGPFGAGKTVLQHHLSKYSSVDIVILCACGERAGEVVEVLQEFPHLTDPHTGKSLMHRTCIICNTSSMPVAARESSIYLGITIAEYYRQMGLHILLLADSTSRWAQALREISGRLEEIPGEEAFPAYLASRIAAFYERGGAVRMKDGSEGSLTICGAVSPAGGNFEEPVTQATLSVVGAFCGLSKARADARRYPSIDPMISWSKYLDQVGEILENKVHGWGESVKKANHFLREGSEIGKRMEVVGEEGISMEDMEIYLKAELYDFCYLQQNAFDAVDCYCPFDRQIELFSLMRRIFDAKFSFDCPDNARSFFLELQSKIKTLNGRKFLSDEYKEGMEVVLRLIETKKI; encoded by the coding sequence ATGGTAGTAACTTCGGGACAAACGACTCAGGGATATGTTGTAGAGGCCTATGGTAATTTATTGCGTGTACGTTTTGATGGACACGTACGTCAGGGGGAAGTTGCTTATGTGAGCGTTGATGACACATGGTTAAAGTCGGAAGTTATTGAGGTTGTTGGTCAAGAGGTCAAAATTCAGGTTTTTGAAGATACTCAAGATGTTTGTCGAGGTGCGTTGGTGACTTTCTCGGGACACTTGTTGGAAGCTGAATTGGGCCCAGGATTATTGCAAGGGATTTTTGATGGGTTACAAAACCGTCTACAAGTGTTGGCTGAAAGTAGTTTTTTCTTGAAAAGAGGAGAGTATGTCAATGCTCTTTGTAGGAAAACATTATGGGAATACACGCCAACAGCCGTGGTTGGAGATGTGCTTGTCCGTGGAGATGCTTTAGGGGTTGTTAAAGAAGGGAACTTTAATCATAAAATTATGGTTCCGTTTTCTTGTTTTAAAGAAGTAACGATCACTTGGGTGATCTCTGAAGGTGAGTACGGCGTTGATACAGTAATAGCTAAAGCTCGTGATGCAGATGGTAAAGAGTATAGCTTTACTATGGTTCAGAAGTGGCCAATTAAGCAGGCTTTTATCCAAGGGGATAAAGTTCCTAGTCATGAAATTATGGATGTAGGTGTGCGAATTTTGGATACGCACATTCCTGTATTGAAAGGAGGAACCTTCTGCACTCCTGGTCCTTTTGGCGCGGGGAAAACAGTGTTACAACATCACCTATCTAAGTATTCCTCTGTGGATATTGTTATTCTTTGTGCTTGTGGAGAGCGTGCCGGTGAAGTTGTAGAGGTTTTGCAAGAGTTCCCACATCTTACAGACCCTCATACTGGAAAATCTTTAATGCATAGAACTTGCATTATTTGTAATACATCCTCTATGCCCGTAGCTGCTAGAGAGTCTTCGATTTACCTAGGCATTACTATCGCAGAATATTATAGACAAATGGGTCTGCATATACTTTTGCTAGCAGATTCAACATCGCGATGGGCTCAAGCTTTAAGGGAGATTTCAGGAAGATTAGAAGAAATTCCAGGAGAAGAAGCTTTTCCAGCTTATTTAGCATCAAGAATAGCTGCTTTCTATGAACGTGGCGGTGCTGTACGTATGAAAGATGGTTCGGAAGGTTCTTTAACAATATGCGGTGCTGTATCTCCTGCTGGAGGAAATTTTGAAGAGCCTGTAACGCAAGCGACTCTATCCGTAGTGGGAGCATTTTGCGGTCTTTCTAAGGCTCGTGCTGACGCTAGACGTTATCCCTCCATTGATCCTATGATCTCTTGGTCGAAGTATTTAGATCAAGTTGGAGAGATCTTAGAAAATAAGGTTCATGGATGGGGAGAATCTGTAAAAAAAGCCAATCATTTCCTCCGTGAAGGATCTGAGATTGGTAAACGCATGGAAGTTGTTGGAGAAGAGGGTATCTCTATGGAAGACATGGAGATTTATCTCAAAGCAGAGTTATATGACTTCTGTTATCTTCAACAAAATGCTTTCGATGCTGTGGATTGTTATTGTCCTTTTGATCGGCAAATTGAGTTGTTTTCATTAATGCGTCGAATTTTTGACGCGAAATTTAGCTTCGATTGTCCCGATAATGCGAGAAGTTTCTTTCTTGAATTGCAAAGTAAAATCAAAACCTTAAATGGCCGAAAGTTTCTTTCTGATGAATACAAGGAAGGGATGGAAGTGGTTCTTAGGTTGATAGAGACGAAGAAGATATAA
- a CDS encoding V-type ATP synthase subunit B, which yields MQTIYTKITDIKGNLITVEAEGARLGELAEIERVDGRSSYASVLRFDAKKVTLQVFGGTSGLSTGDRVIFLGRAMEVTYGESLIGRRLSGIGKPIDGEGECFGDPIAISTPTFNPVCRIVPRDMVRTNIPMIDMFNCLVKSQKIPIFSSSGENHNALLMRIAAQTDADIVIIGGMGLTFVDYSFFVEESKRLGFSDKCVMFIHKAVDAPVECVLIPDMALACAEKFAVDHNKNVLVLLTDMTAFADALKEIAITMDQIPANRGYPGSLYSDLALRYEKAVDIAKGGSITLISVTTMPGDDITHPVPDNTGFITEGQFYLKNNRIDPFGSLSRLKQLVIGKVTREDHGDLANSLIRLYADSRKAAERMAMGFKLSNWDKKLLAFAELFETRLMSLEVNIPLEEALDIGWKILAQSFHSEEVGIKEQLINKYWPKSCLHR from the coding sequence ATGCAGACAATATATACAAAAATTACCGACATCAAAGGAAACTTAATAACCGTAGAAGCTGAGGGAGCGCGTCTAGGAGAATTGGCAGAGATAGAAAGAGTAGACGGAAGGTCTTCTTATGCTTCTGTTTTGCGTTTTGATGCTAAAAAAGTCACTCTGCAAGTCTTTGGTGGAACTTCAGGGTTGTCCACAGGAGATCGGGTTATATTTCTAGGACGTGCTATGGAGGTTACTTACGGGGAATCTCTAATAGGTAGAAGGTTAAGTGGTATTGGTAAACCTATTGATGGTGAGGGAGAATGTTTCGGTGATCCGATCGCAATTTCCACACCAACATTCAATCCTGTTTGCCGTATTGTGCCTAGAGATATGGTGAGAACCAATATCCCAATGATTGATATGTTCAATTGTTTGGTGAAATCTCAAAAGATCCCTATTTTCTCTTCTTCAGGAGAGAATCATAACGCCTTATTGATGCGTATAGCAGCACAAACAGATGCCGATATTGTAATTATCGGTGGTATGGGATTGACTTTTGTCGATTACAGCTTTTTCGTTGAAGAGTCTAAAAGGTTAGGATTCTCTGATAAATGCGTAATGTTTATTCACAAAGCTGTTGATGCACCTGTCGAATGTGTGTTGATTCCTGATATGGCTTTAGCATGTGCTGAAAAATTTGCCGTAGATCACAATAAGAATGTTTTGGTCCTACTTACAGATATGACGGCATTTGCAGATGCTTTAAAAGAAATTGCGATTACCATGGATCAAATTCCTGCAAACCGTGGTTACCCAGGATCTCTGTATTCCGATCTTGCTTTGCGTTATGAAAAAGCTGTGGATATTGCAAAGGGTGGATCGATTACTTTAATTAGTGTTACCACAATGCCTGGAGATGATATTACTCATCCCGTCCCTGATAACACAGGATTTATTACAGAAGGTCAGTTCTACCTTAAAAATAATCGTATTGATCCATTCGGTTCCTTGTCTCGTTTGAAACAATTGGTCATTGGTAAAGTAACTAGAGAAGATCATGGGGATTTAGCAAACTCATTGATACGGCTTTATGCGGATTCTAGAAAAGCTGCAGAAAGAATGGCTATGGGTTTTAAGTTGTCAAATTGGGATAAAAAGTTATTAGCATTTGCAGAGCTTTTCGAAACACGATTAATGAGTTTAGAAGTAAATATTCCTTTAGAAGAAGCTTTGGATATTGGTTGGAAAATTCTTGCTCAAAGTTTCCATTCTGAAGAAGTAGGAATAAAGGAACAATTGATCAATAAGTATTGGCCGAAGTCATGTCTTCACAGATAA
- a CDS encoding V-type ATP synthase subunit D produces MSSQIKLTKNAYRLEKIKLARLETYLPTLKLKMALLQVEVANAVRESSASIQAYEEARESIYAFAELFSIPLYVDAIANSFKIEKVEKGYENITGVEVPVVKNIVLSESSYSVLDTPIWIDTLVAYSREFVINKVRSEVAREKQRILEEELRNVSIRVNLFEKKLIPETTRMIKKIAIFLSDRSITDVGQVKMAKKKIQQRKEESECA; encoded by the coding sequence ATGTCTTCACAGATAAAGCTAACAAAAAATGCCTACCGTTTAGAAAAGATAAAGCTTGCGCGTCTAGAAACTTATTTGCCGACGTTAAAATTAAAAATGGCGTTATTGCAGGTAGAAGTTGCTAATGCTGTTCGAGAATCTAGTGCAAGTATACAGGCATATGAGGAGGCTAGAGAGAGTATTTATGCGTTTGCTGAGCTCTTCAGTATTCCTCTCTATGTGGATGCTATTGCAAATAGCTTTAAGATAGAAAAGGTTGAAAAAGGCTATGAGAACATTACAGGAGTAGAAGTCCCTGTAGTAAAGAATATTGTTTTATCAGAATCTTCCTATTCTGTTTTAGATACTCCTATATGGATTGATACGCTCGTCGCGTATTCTCGAGAGTTTGTCATTAATAAAGTGCGCTCTGAAGTGGCTAGAGAAAAGCAAAGGATCCTAGAAGAAGAATTAAGAAACGTTTCGATTCGCGTGAATCTTTTTGAGAAAAAACTCATTCCTGAGACTACTCGGATGATTAAGAAAATCGCTATTTTCTTAAGTGATCGTAGCATCACGGATGTCGGCCAAGTAAAGATGGCTAAGAAAAAGATACAGCAGCGTAAGGAGGAATCCGAATGCGCGTAA
- a CDS encoding V-type ATP synthase subunit I translates to MRVNVDKYLFIGRNRSEFFTACRELGVVEFISDKRFSNSEKLRRFSECLKILNCLNREYPSADLALSKSEDLTVEQILDEVFSLHQEIRSLTEAIKALRKEILRVKPLGKFSSSDIDDFTRKTGLTIRFFYRKHIDGQDVEVAQSNVFYLSTAYNYDYYAVVGVVGLSKDHFTEIDAPQSVNELQAKESFLLRDIHHKKSRICELYAYRQDVLEGLCDYDNEQRLKQAEDSVEEILDGKLFSVSGWVISDRVQELKKLCDQFDVFLHKVAPDSDEIVPTYLENHGLGRIGEDLVNIYDTPSSSDKDPSLWVFLSFFFFFSMIVNDGGYGLVFLATSLFITFKARRTLKISKALARFLKMFSILGVGCICWGFATTSFFGISISPSNPLREYSLTHILALKKAKYYLDKHPKGYKELVNEHPLLKDKQTPEEFLLATEKSSGDVVARAVVYDKFIDNILMELALFIGVIHMAIGMLRYIRQRYSGVGWIIFMCGAYLYLPLYLQSVSLIHYLLHVPYDFGGVIGYYGVFVGIGIAVAGAIVQRGFCGIDEITVIIQVFSDVLSYLRIYALGLAGAMVGTTIVQISNRFSPAIAFVIILFGHSVNILLSIMGGVIHGLRLNFIEWYHYSFDGGGKLLRPLRKVVCHKVMDS, encoded by the coding sequence ATGCGCGTAAATGTAGATAAGTATCTCTTCATTGGAAGAAATCGATCAGAATTTTTTACTGCTTGTAGGGAACTTGGTGTTGTCGAGTTTATTTCTGATAAGAGATTTTCTAACTCAGAAAAATTACGCCGTTTTTCTGAATGTTTGAAAATTTTAAATTGCTTGAATAGAGAATACCCGTCTGCCGATTTAGCATTGTCAAAATCTGAGGATTTAACTGTTGAGCAGATATTAGATGAAGTATTTTCCCTACACCAAGAGATTCGCTCTTTAACAGAGGCAATAAAGGCCTTAAGAAAAGAGATTCTTAGAGTGAAGCCTTTGGGAAAGTTTTCCTCTAGTGACATTGATGATTTCACTAGGAAAACTGGGTTAACGATAAGATTTTTCTATCGGAAACATATTGATGGACAAGATGTAGAAGTTGCTCAATCTAATGTTTTCTACTTATCCACAGCTTATAATTATGATTATTATGCAGTTGTTGGAGTGGTAGGATTATCCAAAGATCATTTTACAGAAATTGATGCTCCACAATCTGTTAATGAATTACAGGCTAAGGAATCCTTTTTGCTTCGGGATATCCATCATAAGAAGTCTAGGATTTGTGAGCTTTATGCTTATCGCCAAGATGTTCTTGAAGGGTTATGTGATTACGATAACGAGCAACGATTAAAACAAGCCGAAGATAGTGTAGAAGAGATCTTAGATGGCAAGCTATTTTCTGTTTCAGGATGGGTAATTTCTGATCGTGTGCAAGAATTAAAGAAACTTTGCGATCAATTTGATGTTTTTCTGCATAAGGTTGCTCCGGATTCTGATGAGATTGTCCCCACATATTTAGAAAATCATGGGTTAGGGCGTATCGGAGAAGATTTGGTGAATATTTATGATACACCATCCTCTTCGGATAAAGATCCTTCATTATGGGTATTTCTTTCGTTTTTCTTCTTTTTCTCTATGATTGTCAACGATGGGGGGTACGGACTGGTTTTTCTTGCAACCTCATTATTTATCACGTTTAAAGCCCGTCGGACGCTTAAAATCTCTAAAGCATTGGCGCGTTTCTTGAAGATGTTTTCCATTTTAGGGGTGGGATGTATTTGTTGGGGATTTGCAACAACCTCCTTTTTTGGGATTTCTATAAGTCCTTCAAATCCTTTGCGAGAATATTCTCTTACACACATATTGGCTTTGAAAAAAGCAAAATACTATTTGGATAAGCATCCTAAGGGATATAAAGAGCTAGTTAATGAACATCCTTTATTGAAAGATAAGCAAACTCCTGAAGAATTTCTCTTGGCGACCGAGAAATCTAGTGGAGATGTGGTTGCGCGTGCTGTTGTTTATGATAAGTTTATAGATAATATCCTGATGGAATTGGCCTTGTTTATCGGCGTGATTCATATGGCTATAGGAATGTTACGTTATATACGTCAGCGATATTCTGGGGTGGGCTGGATTATTTTTATGTGTGGGGCATATCTTTACCTTCCCTTATATTTACAATCTGTGTCCTTGATTCATTATCTATTGCATGTTCCCTACGATTTTGGGGGCGTGATCGGTTATTATGGTGTATTTGTTGGTATCGGCATTGCAGTTGCCGGGGCTATAGTACAACGTGGCTTTTGCGGTATTGATGAGATTACAGTAATTATACAGGTATTCTCCGATGTCTTATCTTATTTGCGAATATATGCATTAGGATTAGCAGGCGCTATGGTAGGAACAACAATTGTGCAGATTAGCAACCGCTTCTCTCCTGCGATCGCTTTCGTTATTATTTTGTTCGGTCATTCTGTGAACATACTCCTTTCTATTATGGGAGGGGTAATTCATGGCCTGAGATTAAACTTTATTGAGTGGTATCACTACAGCTTCGATGGCGGAGGAAAGCTCTTGCGTCCTTTAAGGAAAGTAGTTTGCCATAAGGTTATGGATTCCTAG
- a CDS encoding ATP synthase subunit C, whose translation MIDLSVVGPVFAMGLAMIGSAIGCGIAGVASHAVMSRIDEGHGKIIGLSAMPSSQSIYGLIFMLLLRDGIKDGKVGAIGAIAMGLAVGIALLISAVMQGKCCVSAIQAYARSSAIYGKSFASIGIVESFALFAFVFALLLF comes from the coding sequence ATGATTGATTTATCGGTTGTTGGTCCTGTTTTTGCCATGGGCTTAGCAATGATAGGCAGTGCCATTGGTTGTGGTATAGCTGGGGTCGCTTCACATGCTGTGATGTCCCGAATCGATGAGGGACATGGAAAGATTATAGGTTTGTCAGCAATGCCTTCGTCGCAGTCTATCTACGGATTGATTTTCATGCTTTTGCTCAGAGATGGTATTAAAGATGGTAAAGTTGGTGCTATAGGCGCTATTGCTATGGGGCTGGCTGTTGGTATTGCTTTATTAATATCTGCTGTCATGCAGGGGAAATGTTGTGTAAGCGCTATACAAGCATATGCGCGTTCTTCGGCTATTTATGGTAAATCTTTTGCATCTATTGGGATAGTTGAATCGTTTGCACTCTTTGCTTTTGTTTTTGCGTTATTATTATTCTAA